The window AAGACCTAAAAGTGCATAAAAAAGGACATATTGGAGTTCGCTTGGTCGTAATCCTGATGCCAAATCTCTAGTGGTCTTGATTTTCATGGATATATCCATTGTTTCGAGTGCTGTAGAGAGTAGTGAAGCTTCTAGAATGAGGTTGCGTCTATCAATCATCTTTAAAAATGTTTCCATTAACGGAGTATTATCCAAATAATCTGCAAATGCCCCATAATAAGCCAACGTAACAGCCCAGTTATTATTTTGCAAATTAAATGCTCTATTGGTTAATTCAGCTGCCGATACACCTTCTTCGTAAACATATTTAACAGCAGTTGTTATATCATTACTTAGCAATCGTGAGGACATTTTGTGATGATCTATGTATACAATCTCTCCTTCATTTTGAACAATTTCTTTAAACTTATACAATATTCCATTGTAAATTTGTGCGTCCAATGCTATGTCAATAATTATAATCCTTGATTTCTGAGGTAAATGTTCTAAATCTATAAACAGTCTGTTTGGTTTTGTGATTCGTAATTCTGCATCAGGATATACTATTAATGCTTGGGCTGCTCCACATACACCGTCACTGTCTCCATGAAAGAGTATGTATGTACCACTCATGTCTACTCAACATCATTATAGATACGTCGTATAAAAATTTAGAGGTTATGCATAATTATTAGCAAGTTACGCTAAAAGGTCAGTGAAAAGTACTGCTAACAAGCCTGAAAGAAAGATTCCATCAAAGGTTCCAGCACCGCCAACACTAACCATCGGGCTCTTGAACGTTCTTATTTTATTAAGATTCGCGAGATCAGCTCCAATCAAAGCACCTAACGTGCCTGATACGTACGCTATGGTAAGCATTATACTTTTATTAAAACCCAAGTATCCCCAAAACAATGCTAATGTCATCGATATAAAAGGAGGAATAAACGTAGGAACAGCTATCCCTAAATGAGGAATCGGTTTTGCATAAATGTGTATGACAAATGATGCTACTATTATTGATATTAACAAAGGAACTAATGCATCAAACTCTAAGGTAAATA is drawn from Thermoprotei archaeon and contains these coding sequences:
- a CDS encoding DHH family phosphoesterase encodes the protein MSGTYILFHGDSDGVCGAAQALIVYPDAELRITKPNRLFIDLEHLPQKSRIIIIDIALDAQIYNGILYKFKEIVQNEGEIVYIDHHKMSSRLLSNDITTAVKYVYEEGVSAAELTNRAFNLQNNNWAVTLAYYGAFADYLDNTPLMETFLKMIDRRNLILEASLLSTALETMDISMKIKTTRDLASGLRPSELQYVLFYALLGLYYENQIYKYVEKNAKRIGQLSVVINPPYQGFLGRAAVYAMTVHNSLFGLAARHEKETVDISIRSKTNKIDLSNIASELAKQFGGSGGGHTIAAGMRIPIETFDKFIDTIASILNRT
- a CDS encoding DUF1614 domain-containing protein, with amino-acid sequence MSSVIVHKPLASFFMYLLTILMSFIVIYLLLWSSGKVFMSLGLNPRLVSLIIFASLFGSFINIPIYKYTLDEEIILTINYVNFYGIIYPIPSFEKVKNKSVLAVNLGGAVIPVLTSLYLSYKLFTLEFDALVPLLISIIVASFVIHIYAKPIPHLGIAVPTFIPPFISMTLALFWGYLGFNKSIMLTIAYVSGTLGALIGADLANLNKIRTFKSPMVSVGGAGTFDGIFLSGLLAVLFTDLLA